The Punica granatum isolate Tunisia-2019 chromosome 4, ASM765513v2, whole genome shotgun sequence genome has a window encoding:
- the LOC116204477 gene encoding protein SUPPRESSOR OF FRI 4 isoform X4, producing MGKKKKRASSKVWCYYCDREFDDEKILVQHQKAKHFKCHACHKKLSTASGMAIHVLQVHKESVTKVPNAKPGRDSTEIEIYGMQGIPPDVLAAHYGEDEEETPQKLPKVEPRATPIAPPVVPGLGGAYPPQPTLGPRQPIYNPSVSIPSSGWSVPPRPQPWFPPYTAASVPPPVAALAPAPSGPMQQQPLFPVQAAMAPAPPSTFQSSPQITPPGLPSSTNALPVSQPLFPVGSSTNMPSQSVPFTTSGISHSPADLKSPFAQSGAISTPGSSYHTPDGPVPNSHSYASGPNTGGPSIGPPPVIANKAPAPQPATNEVYLVWDDEAMSMEERRLSLTKYQVHDETSQMNSIDAAIDRRISESRLAGRMAF from the exons atggggaagaagaagaagagagcgTCCTCGAAGGTCTGGTGCTACTACTGCGACAGGGAATTCGACGATGAGAAGATACTGGTGCAGCACCAGAAGGCTAAGCACTTCAAGTGCCACGCCTGCCACAAGAAGCTTTCCACCGCCTCCGGCATGGCCATCCATGTCCTCCAGGTCCACAAGGAATCCGTCACCAA GGTGCCAAATGCTAAACCTGGTAGAGACTCAACCGAGATTGAGATATATGGAATGCAAGGGATTCCACCTGACGTTCTGGCGGCTCATTATGGAGAGGACG AAGAAGAGACCCCACAAAAATTGCCTAAAGTTGAGCCTCGAGCAACACCAATTGCTCCTCCTGTGGTACCTGGATTAGGGGGTGCCTATCCGCCCCAGCCTACCTTGGGTCCTAGGCAGCCAAT ATACAATCCATCAGTTAGCATACCTTCTAGTGGTTGGTCAGTGCCGCCCCGTCCACAGCCTTGGTTTCCTCCATATACAGCAGCTTCAGTTCCTCCTCCTGTCGCAGCCCTGGCCCCTGCTCCTTCGGGTCCTATGCAGCAGCAGCCATTATTTCCTGTGCAGGCTGCAATGGCGCCTGCTCCACCCTCTACATTCCAGTCATCACCGCAGATAACTCCACCTGGACTCCCTTCATCTACGAATGCTCTCCCTGTATCTCAACCATTATTTCCAGTTGGCAGCAGTACCAATATGCCATCTCAAAGTGTGCCGTTTACTACATCAGGGATCAGTCATTCTCCAGCTGACCTCAAGAGCCCATTTGCTCAATCAGGTGCTATTTCAACACCGGGTAGCAGCTATCACACTCCAG ATGGTCCTGTGCCTAATTCACACTCATACGCCTCTGGCCCAAATACTGGTGGCCCTTCAATTGGTCCTCCTCCCGTGATTGCAAACAAAGCTCCAGCACCTCAGCCTGCCACTAATGAGGTCTATTTGGTATGGGATGACGAGGCAATGTCCATG GAGGAAAGAAGGTTATCTCTAACAAAGTATCAGGTTCATGATGAAACTAGCCAG ATGAATTCTATCGATGCTGCAATAGACAGGAGAATATCAGAGAGTAGGCTTGCCGGTAGAATGGCGTTTTAG
- the LOC116204477 gene encoding protein SUPPRESSOR OF FRI 4 isoform X2 has product MGKKKKRASSKVWCYYCDREFDDEKILVQHQKAKHFKCHACHKKLSTASGMAIHVLQVHKESVTKVPNAKPGRDSTEIEIYGMQGIPPDVLAAHYGEDEEETPQKLPKVEPRATPIAPPVVPGLGGAYPPQPTLGPRQPIYNPSVSIPSSGWSVPPRPQPWFPPYTAASVPPPVAALAPAPSGPMQQQPLFPVQAAMAPAPPSTFQSSPQITPPGLPSSTNALPVSQPLFPVGSSTNMPSQSVPFTTSGISHSPADLKSPFAQSGAISTPGSSYHTPDGPVPNSHSYASGPNTGGPSIGPPPVIANKAPAPQPATNEVYLVWDDEAMSMEERRLSLTKYQVHDETSQVSHNYFPKISPCHALLTPSVGLMCLISSRF; this is encoded by the exons atggggaagaagaagaagagagcgTCCTCGAAGGTCTGGTGCTACTACTGCGACAGGGAATTCGACGATGAGAAGATACTGGTGCAGCACCAGAAGGCTAAGCACTTCAAGTGCCACGCCTGCCACAAGAAGCTTTCCACCGCCTCCGGCATGGCCATCCATGTCCTCCAGGTCCACAAGGAATCCGTCACCAA GGTGCCAAATGCTAAACCTGGTAGAGACTCAACCGAGATTGAGATATATGGAATGCAAGGGATTCCACCTGACGTTCTGGCGGCTCATTATGGAGAGGACG AAGAAGAGACCCCACAAAAATTGCCTAAAGTTGAGCCTCGAGCAACACCAATTGCTCCTCCTGTGGTACCTGGATTAGGGGGTGCCTATCCGCCCCAGCCTACCTTGGGTCCTAGGCAGCCAAT ATACAATCCATCAGTTAGCATACCTTCTAGTGGTTGGTCAGTGCCGCCCCGTCCACAGCCTTGGTTTCCTCCATATACAGCAGCTTCAGTTCCTCCTCCTGTCGCAGCCCTGGCCCCTGCTCCTTCGGGTCCTATGCAGCAGCAGCCATTATTTCCTGTGCAGGCTGCAATGGCGCCTGCTCCACCCTCTACATTCCAGTCATCACCGCAGATAACTCCACCTGGACTCCCTTCATCTACGAATGCTCTCCCTGTATCTCAACCATTATTTCCAGTTGGCAGCAGTACCAATATGCCATCTCAAAGTGTGCCGTTTACTACATCAGGGATCAGTCATTCTCCAGCTGACCTCAAGAGCCCATTTGCTCAATCAGGTGCTATTTCAACACCGGGTAGCAGCTATCACACTCCAG ATGGTCCTGTGCCTAATTCACACTCATACGCCTCTGGCCCAAATACTGGTGGCCCTTCAATTGGTCCTCCTCCCGTGATTGCAAACAAAGCTCCAGCACCTCAGCCTGCCACTAATGAGGTCTATTTGGTATGGGATGACGAGGCAATGTCCATG GAGGAAAGAAGGTTATCTCTAACAAAGTATCAGGTTCATGATGAAACTAGCCAGGTAAGTCATAACTATTTTCCCAAGATATCACCCTGTCATGCACTTCTAACCCCAAGTGTAGGTTTGATGTGTCTGATTTCTAGTAGGTTTTAA
- the LOC116204477 gene encoding protein SUPPRESSOR OF FRI 4 isoform X3, whose amino-acid sequence MGKKKKRASSKVWCYYCDREFDDEKILVQHQKAKHFKCHACHKKLSTASGMAIHVLQVHKESVTKVPNAKPGRDSTEIEIYGMQGIPPDVLAAHYGEDEEETPQKLPKVEPRATPIAPPVVPGLGGAYPPQPTLGPRQPIYNPSVSIPSSGWSVPPRPQPWFPPYTAASVPPPVAALAPAPSGPMQQQPLFPVQAAMAPAPPSTFQSSPQITPPGLPSSTNALPVSQPLFPVGSSTNMPSQSVPFTTSGISHSPADLKSPFAQSGAISTPGSSYHTPGSQDGPVPNSHSYASGPNTGGPSIGPPPVIANKAPAPQPATNEVYLVWDDEAMSMEERRLSLTKYQVHDETSQMNSIDAAIDRRISESRLAGRMAF is encoded by the exons atggggaagaagaagaagagagcgTCCTCGAAGGTCTGGTGCTACTACTGCGACAGGGAATTCGACGATGAGAAGATACTGGTGCAGCACCAGAAGGCTAAGCACTTCAAGTGCCACGCCTGCCACAAGAAGCTTTCCACCGCCTCCGGCATGGCCATCCATGTCCTCCAGGTCCACAAGGAATCCGTCACCAA GGTGCCAAATGCTAAACCTGGTAGAGACTCAACCGAGATTGAGATATATGGAATGCAAGGGATTCCACCTGACGTTCTGGCGGCTCATTATGGAGAGGACG AAGAAGAGACCCCACAAAAATTGCCTAAAGTTGAGCCTCGAGCAACACCAATTGCTCCTCCTGTGGTACCTGGATTAGGGGGTGCCTATCCGCCCCAGCCTACCTTGGGTCCTAGGCAGCCAAT ATACAATCCATCAGTTAGCATACCTTCTAGTGGTTGGTCAGTGCCGCCCCGTCCACAGCCTTGGTTTCCTCCATATACAGCAGCTTCAGTTCCTCCTCCTGTCGCAGCCCTGGCCCCTGCTCCTTCGGGTCCTATGCAGCAGCAGCCATTATTTCCTGTGCAGGCTGCAATGGCGCCTGCTCCACCCTCTACATTCCAGTCATCACCGCAGATAACTCCACCTGGACTCCCTTCATCTACGAATGCTCTCCCTGTATCTCAACCATTATTTCCAGTTGGCAGCAGTACCAATATGCCATCTCAAAGTGTGCCGTTTACTACATCAGGGATCAGTCATTCTCCAGCTGACCTCAAGAGCCCATTTGCTCAATCAGGTGCTATTTCAACACCGGGTAGCAGCTATCACACTCCAGGTAGTCAAG ATGGTCCTGTGCCTAATTCACACTCATACGCCTCTGGCCCAAATACTGGTGGCCCTTCAATTGGTCCTCCTCCCGTGATTGCAAACAAAGCTCCAGCACCTCAGCCTGCCACTAATGAGGTCTATTTGGTATGGGATGACGAGGCAATGTCCATG GAGGAAAGAAGGTTATCTCTAACAAAGTATCAGGTTCATGATGAAACTAGCCAG ATGAATTCTATCGATGCTGCAATAGACAGGAGAATATCAGAGAGTAGGCTTGCCGGTAGAATGGCGTTTTAG
- the LOC116204477 gene encoding protein SUPPRESSOR OF FRI 4 isoform X1, translated as MGKKKKRASSKVWCYYCDREFDDEKILVQHQKAKHFKCHACHKKLSTASGMAIHVLQVHKESVTKVPNAKPGRDSTEIEIYGMQGIPPDVLAAHYGEDEEETPQKLPKVEPRATPIAPPVVPGLGGAYPPQPTLGPRQPIYNPSVSIPSSGWSVPPRPQPWFPPYTAASVPPPVAALAPAPSGPMQQQPLFPVQAAMAPAPPSTFQSSPQITPPGLPSSTNALPVSQPLFPVGSSTNMPSQSVPFTTSGISHSPADLKSPFAQSGAISTPGSSYHTPGSQDGPVPNSHSYASGPNTGGPSIGPPPVIANKAPAPQPATNEVYLVWDDEAMSMEERRLSLTKYQVHDETSQVSHNYFPKISPCHALLTPSVGLMCLISSRF; from the exons atggggaagaagaagaagagagcgTCCTCGAAGGTCTGGTGCTACTACTGCGACAGGGAATTCGACGATGAGAAGATACTGGTGCAGCACCAGAAGGCTAAGCACTTCAAGTGCCACGCCTGCCACAAGAAGCTTTCCACCGCCTCCGGCATGGCCATCCATGTCCTCCAGGTCCACAAGGAATCCGTCACCAA GGTGCCAAATGCTAAACCTGGTAGAGACTCAACCGAGATTGAGATATATGGAATGCAAGGGATTCCACCTGACGTTCTGGCGGCTCATTATGGAGAGGACG AAGAAGAGACCCCACAAAAATTGCCTAAAGTTGAGCCTCGAGCAACACCAATTGCTCCTCCTGTGGTACCTGGATTAGGGGGTGCCTATCCGCCCCAGCCTACCTTGGGTCCTAGGCAGCCAAT ATACAATCCATCAGTTAGCATACCTTCTAGTGGTTGGTCAGTGCCGCCCCGTCCACAGCCTTGGTTTCCTCCATATACAGCAGCTTCAGTTCCTCCTCCTGTCGCAGCCCTGGCCCCTGCTCCTTCGGGTCCTATGCAGCAGCAGCCATTATTTCCTGTGCAGGCTGCAATGGCGCCTGCTCCACCCTCTACATTCCAGTCATCACCGCAGATAACTCCACCTGGACTCCCTTCATCTACGAATGCTCTCCCTGTATCTCAACCATTATTTCCAGTTGGCAGCAGTACCAATATGCCATCTCAAAGTGTGCCGTTTACTACATCAGGGATCAGTCATTCTCCAGCTGACCTCAAGAGCCCATTTGCTCAATCAGGTGCTATTTCAACACCGGGTAGCAGCTATCACACTCCAGGTAGTCAAG ATGGTCCTGTGCCTAATTCACACTCATACGCCTCTGGCCCAAATACTGGTGGCCCTTCAATTGGTCCTCCTCCCGTGATTGCAAACAAAGCTCCAGCACCTCAGCCTGCCACTAATGAGGTCTATTTGGTATGGGATGACGAGGCAATGTCCATG GAGGAAAGAAGGTTATCTCTAACAAAGTATCAGGTTCATGATGAAACTAGCCAGGTAAGTCATAACTATTTTCCCAAGATATCACCCTGTCATGCACTTCTAACCCCAAGTGTAGGTTTGATGTGTCTGATTTCTAGTAGGTTTTAA